From a single Oceanobacillus kimchii X50 genomic region:
- the recU gene encoding Holliday junction resolvase RecU: MNYPNGQQRLAINNVVRKKDNRMFSNRGMSLEDDINVTNEFYLETNQAVIHKKPTPVQIVNVHYPKRSAAVITEAYFKQASTTDYNGVYKGKHIDFEAKETKNKTSFPLANIHEHQINHMQKVIDQQGICFMLIRFTAHDETYLLDARVLLTFWNLKQSGGKKSIPYDMIKNQSQLIPFHYQKRVDYLTAVDKLYF; encoded by the coding sequence TTGAATTATCCGAACGGTCAACAAAGATTGGCAATCAACAATGTTGTTCGAAAAAAGGATAATCGTATGTTTAGCAATAGGGGAATGTCCTTAGAGGATGATATTAATGTAACAAATGAATTTTACTTGGAAACGAACCAAGCAGTTATACACAAAAAACCAACACCCGTTCAGATTGTTAATGTACATTATCCGAAAAGAAGCGCAGCAGTAATTACAGAAGCTTATTTTAAACAAGCCTCTACTACTGATTATAATGGTGTTTATAAGGGTAAACATATTGACTTTGAAGCAAAAGAAACAAAGAATAAAACATCATTTCCATTAGCTAATATACATGAACATCAAATCAATCATATGCAAAAAGTTATTGATCAACAGGGTATTTGTTTTATGTTAATACGATTTACAGCTCATGATGAGACATACTTATTGGATGCTAGAGTACTTTTAACATTTTGGAATCTAAAGCAAAGTGGCGGAAAAAAATCAATTCCTTATGATATGATTAAAAATCAAAGTCAGCTTATTCCATTCCATTATCAGAAAAGAGTAGATTATTTAACTGCTGTAGATAAGCTTTATTTTTAA
- a CDS encoding YppE family protein, whose protein sequence is MNVKEITIQLKKDLEKLKYKYQTSEPPEDRKDRDYFQMVKEETTPVYQLIAQWEEKALILVKERKANVHPNQVVSTRENMELLLMHSYYMDTRKKRYMELYRSILYVFDLLLDDLEQ, encoded by the coding sequence ATGAATGTAAAAGAAATAACCATACAATTAAAAAAAGATCTGGAAAAACTAAAATATAAATATCAGACTTCTGAACCCCCGGAAGACAGAAAAGATAGAGATTACTTCCAAATGGTAAAGGAGGAGACCACTCCAGTTTATCAATTAATTGCTCAATGGGAAGAGAAAGCTCTTATATTGGTAAAGGAAAGAAAAGCGAATGTTCATCCCAACCAAGTTGTTTCGACAAGAGAAAATATGGAACTTCTTTTAATGCATAGTTACTATATGGATACAAGAAAGAAGCGTTATATGGAGTTATATCGTTCGATATTATATGTGTTTGACCTATTATTAGACGATTTGGAACAGTAA
- the gpsB gene encoding cell division regulator GpsB — MSVNRIQLSGKDILEKDFKTGIRGYSQEEVDEFLDIIIQDYDNFKQEIDRLKAENEKLKQNTPAVEQSRTRSQQPPTSQVNYDVLKRLSNLEKAVFGKRYTEQEES, encoded by the coding sequence ATGAGTGTTAATCGTATTCAATTAAGTGGAAAAGATATTTTAGAAAAGGACTTCAAAACCGGTATCAGAGGATATTCACAAGAAGAAGTAGACGAATTTTTAGATATCATCATTCAAGATTATGATAATTTCAAACAAGAGATTGACCGATTAAAAGCAGAAAACGAAAAACTGAAACAGAATACACCTGCTGTAGAGCAATCTCGTACAAGATCGCAACAACCACCAACTTCCCAAGTCAATTATGATGTGTTAAAGCGTCTTTCTAATTTGGAAAAAGCTGTGTTTGGCAAGCGTTATACGGAGCAGGAAGAATCCTAA
- a CDS encoding DUF2515 domain-containing protein — protein sequence MSKLQHSFLIHYITNSTAAHNLDNISRTKAYQSYYEKHPEILWTLIATVVSRNAGYNMTDLTLSTYKKMLGKEEREYLFQTYERANWTIFSDAYPQLLVYELSKEFQTPLFPLLVHFQVSRFMIREWHYFWKTNDKERLMLALIINEQNVIEHPLITKSKYKKEVFHRLPYHIINVLWMNAVLIPAMHQPSYGVFIHHFTSLNRRIKTGRQIATILSDPIIYRNTLDFIRTIEPTGSRFEYERFRKRKFTSEVSLPYRQLYPIVQHQDSIRKDWSKRKGVHKKWLTPLPDSQYSPIENQFNFKRKLLYLYGKLHI from the coding sequence ATGAGCAAACTACAACATTCTTTCCTCATCCATTATATAACAAATTCAACAGCAGCACATAATCTAGACAACATTTCTAGAACGAAAGCTTATCAGTCCTACTACGAAAAACACCCAGAAATACTATGGACTCTAATCGCTACTGTTGTATCTCGAAATGCAGGATATAATATGACCGATCTAACTTTATCAACATATAAGAAAATGCTAGGTAAAGAGGAAAGAGAGTATTTATTTCAAACTTATGAACGTGCAAATTGGACAATATTCTCTGATGCATATCCTCAATTACTAGTATATGAATTATCGAAAGAGTTTCAAACGCCTTTATTTCCTTTATTAGTACATTTTCAAGTTTCAAGGTTTATGATTAGAGAGTGGCATTATTTTTGGAAAACAAACGATAAAGAAAGATTAATGCTCGCTCTTATTATTAATGAACAGAATGTTATCGAACATCCATTAATAACAAAATCAAAATATAAGAAAGAAGTTTTTCATCGCCTGCCTTATCACATAATCAATGTTTTATGGATGAACGCCGTATTGATTCCTGCGATGCACCAACCATCTTATGGGGTATTCATTCATCATTTTACCTCCTTAAATCGGCGAATTAAAACAGGTAGACAAATTGCGACGATTTTAAGTGATCCAATAATTTACAGAAATACTTTAGATTTTATTAGAACGATTGAACCAACCGGATCTCGATTTGAATATGAAAGGTTTCGCAAAAGAAAATTTACAAGTGAAGTTAGTTTACCATATCGACAGCTTTATCCAATTGTTCAGCATCAAGATAGTATTCGAAAAGACTGGTCAAAAAGGAAGGGTGTACACAAAAAATGGTTAACTCCTTTACCAGATTCCCAATATTCACCTATTGAAAACCAGTTTAACTTTAAACGGAAATTATTATACCTCTATGGAAAACTTCATATATAA
- a CDS encoding THUMP domain-containing class I SAM-dependent RNA methyltransferase, whose amino-acid sequence MKQVRLLATTAMGLESIVADEVRNLGYDVQVENGKVLFDAPIQAIPRCNLWLRSADRVKIIVGEFEAYSFDELFENTKVLPWENYISEDGQVPVSGKSVKSKLYSVPDCQAIVKKAIVERLKRKYGLINKLTETGALFKTEVSILKDKVTLTIDTSGTGLHKRGYRVGQGEAPLKETLAAALVQLTNWKPEFPLIDPFCGSGTLLIEAALIGQNIAPGFNREFAAEDWGWIRQRHWDQAFQEAEDYAKYDQPLNIVGSDIDHRMIETSKANALEAGLGELITWKQMQVKDMSIKKPNGYIITNPPYGQRLSDKAEVEKMYRDLGEIMNQQPSWSVYTITAFDKFEQAYGKKATKKRKLFNGFIQTNYYQYFGRKE is encoded by the coding sequence ATGAAACAAGTTAGATTATTGGCAACAACTGCAATGGGTTTAGAATCAATTGTTGCAGATGAAGTTAGAAATTTAGGTTATGATGTGCAAGTTGAGAATGGAAAAGTGCTCTTTGACGCTCCTATTCAAGCGATTCCTCGTTGTAATTTATGGCTCCGTTCAGCTGATCGGGTGAAAATAATTGTAGGAGAATTTGAAGCCTATTCTTTTGATGAACTGTTTGAAAATACAAAAGTGTTACCTTGGGAAAATTATATTTCAGAAGATGGACAAGTTCCTGTTTCTGGGAAATCAGTAAAATCAAAACTATATAGCGTTCCAGATTGTCAAGCTATAGTAAAAAAAGCAATTGTGGAGCGTTTAAAACGTAAGTATGGTCTCATAAATAAATTAACAGAGACCGGAGCCTTATTTAAGACTGAAGTATCCATTCTGAAAGATAAAGTAACACTAACAATAGATACATCCGGAACTGGTTTACATAAAAGAGGTTATCGAGTAGGACAAGGGGAAGCTCCATTAAAAGAAACATTGGCTGCTGCTCTTGTTCAACTAACCAATTGGAAGCCAGAATTTCCGTTAATTGATCCATTTTGTGGATCAGGTACATTATTAATAGAAGCTGCTTTAATTGGACAGAATATCGCACCAGGTTTTAATCGTGAATTTGCTGCTGAAGATTGGGGATGGATTCGTCAAAGACATTGGGATCAAGCCTTTCAGGAAGCAGAAGATTATGCTAAGTATGATCAACCTTTAAATATTGTTGGAAGTGATATTGACCATCGTATGATTGAAACATCTAAAGCTAATGCATTAGAAGCTGGACTAGGAGAATTAATTACATGGAAACAAATGCAAGTGAAGGATATGTCCATAAAAAAGCCAAATGGTTACATTATTACAAATCCTCCATATGGACAACGGCTTAGTGACAAAGCAGAAGTAGAGAAAATGTATCGTGATCTCGGGGAAATAATGAATCAACAACCTTCTTGGAGTGTATACACCATTACAGCATTTGATAAATTTGAACAAGCATATGGAAAAAAAGCAACAAAAAAAAGAAAACTATTTAATGGTTTTATTCAAACCAACTATTACCAATACTTTGGAAGAAAAGAATAA
- a CDS encoding cytidine deaminase yields MNKNQLLDAALEAMDSAYVPYSAFPVGAALLTKSGKLYTGCNIENAAYPVTCCAERVAIFKAISEGETQFEEMAVAANTNRPVPPCGSCRQVMSEFFTSSMKIHLTNLNKEVKTLTTDELLPFSFQPDDLENNQ; encoded by the coding sequence ATGAACAAGAATCAATTATTAGACGCTGCTCTGGAGGCGATGGATAGTGCGTATGTACCGTATTCGGCTTTTCCAGTGGGAGCAGCATTGTTAACAAAATCAGGCAAGCTTTATACAGGTTGTAATATTGAAAATGCAGCATATCCTGTTACATGTTGTGCAGAACGAGTGGCTATATTTAAAGCGATTTCTGAAGGAGAGACTCAATTTGAAGAAATGGCTGTAGCGGCCAATACAAATAGGCCTGTTCCTCCTTGTGGTTCTTGTCGACAAGTAATGAGTGAATTTTTTACTTCGTCAATGAAGATCCATTTAACGAATTTAAATAAAGAAGTAAAAACGTTGACAACAGATGAATTATTACCTTTTTCTTTTCAACCAGATGATTTAGAGAATAATCAATAG
- a CDS encoding isoprenylcysteine carboxyl methyltransferase family protein: MKIFLSILFLFIILQRLIELIIAKRNEQWMLAKGGVEIEPQQHKWFIMVHGLFFISIITELSLNNASIPALFPLWFGLFITTQFIRVWSITSLGKYWNTKIIILPGSTLVKRGPYKYIKHPNYLIVGIELFVIPMMFGAYWTAIIFPFFHLILMSMRIPAEEKALTSLND, from the coding sequence ATGAAAATCTTCTTAAGTATATTGTTTTTATTTATTATTCTGCAACGACTTATTGAACTAATAATTGCAAAAAGAAATGAACAATGGATGCTAGCAAAGGGTGGAGTTGAAATAGAGCCGCAGCAGCATAAGTGGTTTATCATGGTTCATGGGTTGTTTTTTATAAGTATCATAACAGAATTAAGTTTAAATAACGCATCAATTCCAGCACTTTTCCCATTATGGTTTGGTTTATTTATAACTACGCAATTTATTCGAGTATGGAGTATTACCTCCTTAGGAAAGTACTGGAATACCAAAATTATTATTTTACCAGGTAGTACATTGGTGAAGCGTGGTCCTTATAAATATATTAAACATCCAAACTATCTAATTGTTGGGATTGAATTATTTGTTATCCCTATGATGTTTGGGGCATATTGGACAGCGATTATATTTCCATTCTTCCATCTCATTTTAATGAGTATGCGAATTCCAGCTGAAGAAAAAGCACTTACAAGTTTAAACGATTAA
- a CDS encoding type III polyketide synthase, with protein MTYISSVGIGVPPHRIPQQDVKHIVKQLFSYSEKQIERLLPVFDHAAVEERQFVVDSSWFFDDHSFEERNHIYQTEAIKHCLDAIDTCLSDSDFLHQPIPYEAVDMIVFVSSTGIATPSLDVSCINERPFRENIQRMPLWGLGCAGGAIGLSNAMDWSKAHPDKIALIVCCELCSLTFQKQDSKKSNMVGTALFGDGASALLLMGENSQYCNHLKGTKLQLHEQSSLLKKHSEDIMGWNVRDTGFEVIFKKSIPALVHSFWKKHIAEFLQTIQYTSEDIQSFIAHPGGRKVMEAMEEVVPCTSEKLHYSYEVLKKHGNMSSVTVFYVIREWMKKGIEEGERSIISALGPGFSSELLFAEWKNV; from the coding sequence ATGACATACATAAGTTCCGTTGGAATAGGCGTACCACCACACAGAATTCCTCAACAGGATGTGAAACATATTGTTAAGCAACTATTTTCATATTCTGAAAAACAAATTGAACGACTACTTCCTGTGTTTGATCATGCAGCTGTAGAGGAAAGGCAGTTTGTTGTGGACTCATCTTGGTTTTTTGATGATCATAGCTTTGAAGAAAGAAATCATATTTATCAAACAGAAGCGATAAAGCATTGTTTAGATGCAATAGATACATGCTTATCAGATTCTGATTTTTTACATCAACCGATTCCTTATGAAGCGGTTGATATGATTGTTTTTGTTTCCAGTACAGGAATTGCGACGCCTTCATTAGATGTAAGTTGTATTAATGAGCGTCCATTTAGAGAGAACATACAGCGTATGCCTTTATGGGGATTAGGTTGCGCAGGTGGAGCGATAGGATTAAGTAATGCAATGGATTGGTCAAAAGCTCATCCAGATAAGATTGCCTTAATCGTTTGCTGTGAGTTATGCAGCCTGACATTTCAAAAACAAGATAGTAAAAAAAGCAATATGGTTGGTACCGCATTGTTTGGTGATGGAGCAAGTGCATTGCTTCTCATGGGAGAAAATTCACAATACTGTAATCATTTAAAAGGGACAAAATTACAATTACATGAACAGAGTTCCTTATTAAAGAAACACAGTGAAGATATTATGGGGTGGAATGTAAGAGATACAGGTTTTGAAGTCATATTTAAAAAAAGCATCCCAGCATTAGTACATTCTTTTTGGAAGAAACATATCGCTGAATTTCTCCAAACTATTCAATATACAAGTGAAGATATACAATCCTTTATTGCTCATCCTGGTGGAAGAAAGGTAATGGAGGCAATGGAAGAAGTAGTTCCATGCACTTCGGAGAAACTACATTATTCCTATGAGGTATTAAAAAAGCATGGAAATATGTCATCTGTTACTGTATTTTATGTCATTCGTGAATGGATGAAGAAAGGAATAGAAGAAGGGGAGCGGAGTATAATAAGTGCATTAGGCCCCGGATTTAGTTCTGAATTATTATTTGCGGAGTGGAAAAACGTATGA